One window of the Lachancea thermotolerans CBS 6340 chromosome A complete sequence genome contains the following:
- the JHD1 gene encoding [Histone H3]-lysine-36 demethylase (similar to uniprot|P40034 Saccharomyces cerevisiae YER051W Hypothetical ORF) produces the protein MTKDVCSYCSSDGADGAVWVQCEVCDQWVHVTCIPIKYLTNEMREPLDSYPKLARQIKRFSCSAHGSPVLEVKSTSKKRKIEPTAPAKVGKRQGLRKKKQVDYISLNEGDDKRLKDEHPHMHAFLACFSKWENKTNVIESSRLERDFNAITIPMKVQDPENSGMRIPEYSEGRAFTVDTVTKFLGADYPVDVMDVQSQQNSTWSMSQWNQYFTETAADARDRIRNVISLEVSHVDQFKTGLRRPRVVESHDLVDLLWEEVKDDIPRPKVTKYVLMSVGNAYTDFHLDFAGTSVYYKVIFGSKKFILFPPTPHNLKAYESWCGNDHQNLIFLGDQLEQGVAMELRAGDLFMIPSGFIHAVFTPQDSLVVGGNFLTLRDLATQLVVTEIEKLTKVPKKFTFPQFEAVMGKTAELTLQKSGTDEDLALSIEKEEALLEYIKTPTFKYKPVNFSTKRELISQFQKHIEARSD, from the coding sequence ATGACCAAAGATGTGTGCTCCTATTGCTCCTCGGACGGCGCAGATGGGGCAGTCTGGGTTCAGTGTGAGGTGTGCGACCAATGGGTCCACGTAACGTGCATTCCCATCAAATACCTGACAAACGAAATGAGAGAGCCATTAGACTCTTACCCAAAGCTGGCGCGGCAAATCAAGCGATTTAGCTGCTCCGCGCATGGGAGCCCAGTTCTAGAGGTCAAAAGcacaagcaaaaagagaaaaataGAACCTACAGCGCCAGCGAAGGTCGGCAAACGACAGGGCTTgcgaaagaagaagcaggtTGATTACATTTCCCTGAATGAAGGCGATGACAAGCGGCTGAAAGACGAGCACCCGCATATGCATGCATTTCTAGcatgtttttcaaaatgggAAAACAAGACCAATGTCATCGAGAGCTCCAGGCTGGAGCGCGACTTCAACGCCATCACGATTCCAATGAAAGTTCAGGACCCTGAAAATTCAGGCATGCGAATTCCTGAATATTCAGAAGGCAGAGCCTTCACAGTGGACACAGTCACTAAGTTCCTGGGTGCAGATTACCCTGTTGACGTGATGGACGTGCAGTCGCAGCAGAATTCAACCTGGTCAATGTCACAATGGAATCAATACTTTACAGAGACGGCGGCAGATGCAAGGGACAGGATACGGAACGTTATTTCGCTCGAGGTCTCTCATGTTGATCAGTTTAAGACAGGGCTGCGGCGGCCCCGTGTCGTTGAATCTCATGACCTTGTCGACCTCCTATGGGAGGAAGTGAAGGACGACATCCCGAGGCCCAAAGTCACAAAATATGTTTTGATGTCAGTGGGGAATGCGTATACCGACTTTCACTTAGATTTTGCCGGAACCTCGGTGTATTACAAGGTGATTTTCGGATCAAAGAAGTTTATTTTGTTTCCGCCCACGCCGCACAATCTTAAGGCTTACGAGAGTTGGTGTGGTAACGACCATCAAAACCTCATTTTTCTCGGCGACCAGCTGGAGCAAGGTGTCGCGATGGAGCTACGAGCAGGCGATTTGTTCATGATCCCTTCTGGGTTCATTCATGCGGTATTCACCCCACAGGACTCGCTAGTCGTTGGGGGCAATTTTCTTACTCTCAGAGACCTTGCGACACAACTTGTGGTAACAGAAATCGAGAAGCTCACCAAGGTGCCCAAGAAATTTACGTTTCCCCAATTTGAAGCTGTAATGGGTAAAACAGCAGAGCTGACTCTACAAAAATCGGGCACTGACGAAGATTTGGCTTTAAGcattgagaaagaagaagcactACTGGAATACATTAAGACACCGACGTTCAAATACAAACCTgtaaatttttcaacaaagagGGAGCTAATATCGcagtttcaaaagcatATCGAAGCTCGAAGCGATTAA
- the RSM18 gene encoding mitochondrial 37S ribosomal protein bS18m (weakly similar to uniprot|P40033 Saccharomyces cerevisiae YER050C) — MLSLRTSWHVSIPKRAFTSGIPKQNLSFKIKLTPNEKSQINVKARDPGSASSQPKRIDPRLVKKFQSGTTYDPFDFSLARLHLDKKFSSKNSSNDLFDKNGVDPLDLYTNPEFLSQFVTSSGKILHRDVTGLSAKNQRRLSKAIRRCQAIGLMSKTHRDVSYLPSRIMGKI; from the coding sequence ATGCTATCTCTGAGGACTAGCTGGCATGTTTCAATCCCGAAGAGGGCTTTTACCTCTGGAATCCCTAAGCAAAACCTCTCTTTTAAGATCAAGCTGACTCCCAACGAAAAGTCACAAATCAACGTGAAGGCCCGGGACCCAGGCTCCGCTTCGTCCCAGCCCAAGAGAATAGACCCTAGACTGGTAAAAAAGTTCCAGAGCGGTACTACCTATGACCCTTTCGACTTCTCGTTGGCAAGGCTGCACCTTGACAAGAAGTTctcctccaaaaactcgtcCAACGacctttttgacaagaATGGCGTGGACCCGCTGGACCTGTACACGAACCCGGAGTTCCTGTCACAGTTCGTGACGTCCTCTGGGAAGATCTTGCACAGAGACGTGACCGGTCTGTCTGCCAAGAACCAGCGCCGTTTGAGCAAAGCCATCAGAAGATGCCAGGCCATCGGGCTGATGTCCAAGACACACCGTGACGTATCTTACCTGCCATCCAGGATCATGGGTAAAATATGA